One Carbonactinospora thermoautotrophica genomic window, CCGGGCGGACCGGCACGCTGCTCACCGGGCACTGCGTGATCGACGTCGCCGCGAGGCGGCGCGTGTCCGACGTCGCCGCCACCCGGGTGCGGTTCGGCCGGCCGACCGAGGAGGAGATCGCCGCGTACGTCGCCACCGGCGAGCCGCTGCGCGTGGCCGGCGCGTTCACCCTGGACGGCCTGGGCGGCTGGTTCGTCGAGGGCATCGACGGCGACCACGGCAACGTGATCGGCCTGTCGCTCCCGCTGCTGCGCGCCCTGCTCGCCCGGCTCGGTATCCGGGTGACAGATCTTTGGGCTTGAGCCCCCGTCGTCCCCGAGGCGGGCGCGAGACCGGGCGTCAGGCTCCGGTGTCGAGGGCCGCGGCCAGGTCGCGGGCCTCGAAAGCCAGCCACAACTCCATCCGGTCGCGGCTGGAGTCCAGACGGCGGCCGGTGAGCCGCTCCACGCGGCGCATCCGGTTGCGCAGCGTGTGCCGGTGCACGCCGAGCGCCGCGGCGGCGGCCTCCAGGGAGCCGTTCGCCTCCAGGAACGCCCGCAACGAGGCGCACAGGTCGCGGCCCGGCCGGTCCGCCCGCTCGACCGGGCCGAGCACGGTCTCGGCGTACGCGGCGAGCACGGCCGGGCTGGCCGCCTCCAGCAGCAGACGGGAACTGGCGAGGGCCGCGGCGTCGGTCACGCCGCCGCCCCGCTCCCGGCTCATCCGCAGCGCCTGGCGCGCCTGCCGGAGCGAGTGCGCCGCGGCCTCCGGGTGGACGGGGGTGCCGAGCCCCACCGCGCGACCGGGGAGGAGCCGCTCCAGGGCGTCCGCGAGGTCGCCGGGCGGGTCGGGCACGAGCAGCACGACCTCGTCGCCGGCGACCTCCAGCAACGCCGCCGGGTACGCCTCGGCGAGATCCTCGACGGTGGTGTCGACGGTGGTGCCGGCGCTGCCGGCGGCGGTGTCGGCGGCGCTGCCAGTAGTGGTGGTGTCGGCGCTGCCGGCGGCGGTGTCCACGGTGGTGTCCACGGCGACCGCGCGCAGCACGGCCGCGGTGATGCCGACGGAGGCCAGCAGCGACCGGGCCCGCTCGGCAGGCTGGACGACGGCGACCAACCGGCGCAGCGCCTCGGTACGGCGGCGCCGCTCGACCTGCGCCACGGCGTGCAGGCGCTCCAGCTCGATCGAGAGCAACGACACCGCGCCGGCGGCGACCAGCCGCTCGAACTGGCCGAGCGGCGCGGCCTGGCCGTACACCAGGAAGCCGCGCAGCCGCTGCGCCCCGAGCGGCTGGATCCGCTGCTCCCCCGCCACGGTGGACAGCGACGCGCTGGCGCGCAACCCCTGGGATCGCAGCCGGGCGAGTTGGGGCCGCACGTCGTCGAGCCAGCCGCCGGCCGCGCTGTCGGGCACGGCGGCGAGGACGTGGCCCGCGGTGTCGGTGACCACGGCCCACATGCCGGTCGCGGACGCGAACGCGGTGGTGACCGCGGCGATGCCGCCTGGGTGGACGGCGGCGGCGGTGAGCGAGCGCTGGGCGTCGAAGGCCCGCTGGATCTCCGCGTACCGCTCGGCGGCCAGGTGCGCGAACACCTCCTCGGTGATCGCGATGAAGGGGACCTCCTGCGGCACCTCCAGCAGCGGCAGGCCGGCCTCCTCGGCGGCCTCGGCCAGCTCCGGCGGGGTCGTCACGTGGGTGAGGTCGGCGCCGAGGCCGAGCGCGAGGCAGCTCACCCCCGCCTGGACCAGGCGGCGCACGTACGCGCGGGCCGCCGCGGGACGCAATCGCATCCCGGTCGTCATGAGCAGCTCCCCGCCGTGCAGCCAGGGCACGGGGTCCTCCAGCTCGCTCACGTGCGCGCTGACCAGGGGCCGGTCGAGCGCGTCCGCCCCGGCGACCACGCGCAGGCGCAACGCCGGGTTCTCGACGATCGCGCGAACCGTGGGCATGCGGCTCCGGTCAAGTGGTTGTACGGGGTGAACAGGTACCACCGTGGGGCGGCTTCCCCACCATGGCGGCACCTTACCGTCCGCCGACGCACGAGCGGATTGGCCACTGTGTACATCCCGGACGTGAAATATCGCCGTAACGGCGATTCACGGCCGGTCGCGGCGCTCCTACGCTGATGGCGCGTTCCGAGACTGGAGGTGCTGTGCCGAAGGACCTGACCCGGCGTGGGCCGGTCGACGCGACCGAAGTCCCGCGGTTCGCCGGGCCTGACACCTTCGCCCGCCTGCCACGCTTGGACGAGGTGGGTCACGCGGACGTCGCCGTGGTCGGGGTGCCGTTCGACAGCGGCGTGAGCTACCGCCCGGGGGCCCGGTTCGGCCCGGCGCACATCCGGCAGTCGTCCAAGCTGCTGCGCCCGTACAACCCGGCGCTGGACACCGAGCCGTTCGGCGCCCAGCAGGTCGCCGACGCGGGTGACATCGCCTGCAACCCGTTCAGCATCCGCGAAGCGGTGCGCACGATCGAGGAGCGGGCGCGCGCCCTGGTCGACCAGGGCATGAGGCTGCTCACCCTGGGCGGCGACCACACCATCGCGCTGCCCCTGCTGCGGGTGATGGCCGAGCGCCACGGCCCGGTCGCGGTGCTGCACTTCGACGCGCACCTGGACACCTGGGACACCTATTTCGGCGAGCCCTACACGCACGGCACCCCGTTTCGCCGGGCCGCCGAGGAGGGGCTGCTCGACCCGGCCCGGTGCCTGCACATCGGCATCCGCGGGCCGCTGTACTCGCGCCGCGACCTGCTGGAGGACGCTGAGCTCGGGTTCCGGGTCGTGCGCAGCGACGACTTCGAGACCGAGGGGACGCGCGGGGTGGTCGAGCGCATGCGAGACCGGCTCGGCACCGGCCCGGTGTACGTGTCGGTCGACATCGACGTGCTCGACCCCGCGTACGCGCCCGGCACCGGCACCCCCGAGGCGGGGGGGCTGACCAGTCGCGAGCTGCTCACCGTGCTGCGCGGCCTGGCCGGGCTGGACGTGGTCGGCGCGGACATCGTCGAGGTCGCGCCCGCCTACGACCACGCGGAGATCACCGGCATCGCGGCGGCGCACGTCGGCTACGAGCTGCTGTCCGTGCTGGCCGCCGAGGTTTCGGGGAACGCGCCTAAGGACTCGCACGGGAGGTTCGTGCCATGACTCACGTGGGTGGGCCCTCGCTGCCCCAGGAGCGCCGCCTCGTCACGGAGGTGCCCGGCCCCCGGTCACGGGAGCTGCTGGCCCGCAAGCAGTCGGCGGTCGCGGCGGGTGTCGGGGTCATGCTGCCGGTGTTCGTGACCGCGGCCGGCGGCGGGGTGCTGGTGGACGTCGACGGCAACTCGCTGATCGACTTCGGGTCCGGTATCGCGGTCACGAACGTCGGGAACTCCGCCGAGCACGTGGTGGCCGGGGTGCGCGCGCAGGCCGAGGCGTACACGCACACGTGTTTCATGATCGCCCCCTACGAGCCGTACGTGAGGGTGTGCGAGGAGCTGAACCGACTCACCCCCGGCGACCACGAGAAGCGGTCGGCGCTGTTCAACTCGGGCTCGGAAGCGGTGGAGAACGCGGTCAAGATCGCCCGCGCCTACACCCGACGGCCGGCGGTCGTGGTGTTCGACCACGCCTACCACGGCCGCACCAACCTGACGATGGCGCTGACCGCGAAGAACATGCCCTACAAGCATCGCTTCGGGCCGTTCGCGCCGGAGGTGTACCGGGTGCCGATGTCGTACCCGTTCCGCGAGCCGGTCGAGATCACCGGCGAGCAGGCGGCGGCCCGCGCGATCAGCGTGATCGACAGGCAGGTGGGCGCGGAGAACCTGGCCGCGGTGCTCATCGAGCCGATCCAGGGCGAGGGCGGGTTCGTGGTGCCCGCGCCCGGGTTCCTGCCCGCGATCGCCGCGTGGTGCCGGGAGCGCGGCGTGGTCTTCATCGCCGACGAGATCCAGACCGGGTTCGCCCGCACCGGCGCCTGGTTCGCGTGCGAGCACGAAGGCGTGGTCCCGGACCTGATCGCCACCGCGAAGGGCATCGCCGGCGGGCTGCCGCTGTCCGCGGTCACCGGCCGGGCCGAGATCATGGACGCCGTGCACGCCGGCGGCCTGGGCGGCACCTACGGCGGCAACCCCATCGCCTGCGCCGCTGCCCTGGGCGCGATCCGCACCATCGAGGAGCAGGACCTGGTGGGCCGGGCCCGTCGGATCGGCGAGGTCATGCTGGCGCGCCTGGGCGACATGGCCGCCTGCTACCCGGTCATCGGCGACGTGCGCGGCCGGGGCGCGATGACCGCCGTCGAAATCGTCCGGCCGGGCACCAAGGATCCCGACCCCGAGGCCACGCAGGCGGTCGCCCGTGCCTGCCACGCCGCCGGGCTGCTCGTCCTGACCTGCGGCACGTACGGCAACGTGCTGCGGTTCCTGCCCCCGCTCGTCATCCCCGACCACCTGCTCGCCGAGGGCTTGGACATCCTCGACAAGGCCTTCGCCGCCGTGAGCTGAAGATTAGGAGCGCCGTAATGGAGAAGAAGACGTACCCGGCCTGGGTCGCCGGGCGCCCGGTGGAGGCCGGCGACACCCTCGAGGTCACCCACCCGTACGACGGGCGCGTGATCGGCACCGCGGTGGTGCCCTCGGCCGCCGACGTGGAGGCGGCGATCGCGGCGGCGCACGCGGCCCGGCACGAGACGGCCACGCTGCCCGCGCACGCCCGCGCCGCCGCGCTCGACCACGTGTCCCGGCGGCTGACCGAGCGCGCCGAGGAACTGGCCCGGCTCGTCACCGGCGAGAACGGCAAGCCGCTGAAGTGGGCCCGGGTCGAGGTGTCCCGGGCGATCTCGACGTTCCGCTGGGCCGCCGAGGAGGCCCGGCGCTGGTCGGGCGAGCTCCAGCGGCTCGACACCGACCCGGCGGCGACCGGCCGACTGGCGGTCGTGCGGCGCGTGCCGCGCGGGCCGGTGCTCGGCATCGCGCCGTTCAACTTCCCGCTCAACCTGGTCGCCCACAAGGTCGCCCCGGCCCTCGCCGCGGGCGCGCCGATCGTGATCAAGCCGGCCCCGGCCACGCCGCTGTCGGCGCTGGTCCTCGGCGAGATCCTCGCGGAGACCGACCTGCCCGCCGGCTCCTGGTCGGTGCTGCCGGTGCCGAACGACCGCGCGGCCGAGCTGGTGCACGACCCCCGGCTGCCGGTCGTGTCCTTCACCGGCTCCGTCCCGGTCGGCTGGAGCATCCGGGACGCGGTGCCGCGCAAGCACGTGACGCTGGAGCTGGGTGGCAACGCGGCGGTCGTGGTCTGCGCCGACTACGCCTCCGACGCCGACCTGGACTGGGCGGCCACCCGCATCGCGACGTTCGCGATGTACCAGGCGGGTCAGTCCTGCATCTCGGTCCAGCGCGTGTACGCCGACCGCACGGTGTACGACGCCCTGGCCGAGCGGGTGGTCGCCAAGGTCAAGGCGCTGCGCACCGGCGACCCGTGGGACGACGCCACCGAGGTCGGCCCGCTGATCAGCGAGGACGCCGCCGCCCGGGTGGAACGGTGGGTCTCCGAGGCCCTGGACGCCGGGGCCAAGCTGCTGACCGGCGGCCAGCGGGACGGCACCACGTACGCCCCGACCGTGCTCGCCGACGTGCCCGAGGACGCCAAGGTCTCCTGCGAGGAGGTCTTCGGCCCGGTCATGACCCTGGCCGCCGTGGACTCGGTGGACGAGGCGTTCGAGCGGGTGAACGCGTCCCGGTACGGCCTGCAGGCCGGGATCTTCACCCGCGACCTGCAGGTGGCCTTCCGCGCCCACCGCGACCTGGAGGTCGGCGGCGTGGTGATCGGAGACGTCCCCAGCTACCGCGCCGACCAGATGCCCTACGGCGGCGTGAAGGAGTCCGGCGTCGGCCGCGAGGGCGTCCGGTACGCGATGGAGGACCTCACCTACGAGCGCGTGCTGGTGCTGACCGGCCTGCCGCTGTGAGAACCGGCCCCGGGGCCGCGGCTCCCCGCGGCCCCGGGGCGGTGCCCCACCGGTCGGTGGAACATCGGTGGGACATCTGAGGAATGGCCCGGCCGCGCAGGTCCTCGCGGTTGCCTGGCCTGGCGGTCATCGGACTGGTGGGCGCGTCGGCGGGCAAGAGGTGATCTCGTGAGATCATCCCCTCATGCCGGCCGATGCGCCCACCATCCTCGCCACTTCCATGGGCTTTAACCGCTCCCGTGAGCCGTGGCGGCCTGGCCCGATCTTTACGTACGCATTCCGGCTTGCAGGTGCGATAGAGCGCCCGCGACTCTGCTTCATCGCCACGGCGAGCGGCGACAAGGCCGAGAGCATCCGCAACTTTTACGCGGCCTTTGCAGGCTCTGCCGTGCGCACGTCACACCTCGCCCTCTTCGACAAGCCCAATGTGCCCGGCATTCGCGCGCACCTGCTCGGTCAAGATGTCATCTGGGTCGACCGTGGCAGCGTGGCGAATCTGCTGGCGGTGTGGCGGGTGCATGGGCTGGACGACATCTTGCGCGAGTGTTGGCAGGCCGGAGTGGTGCTGGCGGGCGAGTCAGCGGGCTCGCTCTGTTGGCATGTCGGCGGCACCACTGACTCGTTCGGCGAAATCAGAGAGTTCACTGACGGCCTTGGCTTCTTGCCCTACTCCAACGTCGTCCACTACCAGGAACGGTGGGAGCTGTACCATCGGCTCATCGCCGAAGGAGTACTGCCCGCCGGCTATGCCACCGACGCGGGCGCGGGACTCCACTACCGTGGCAGCGAGCTGGTTGAGGTCGTGGCAGATCGCCGCAACGCCTACGCCTATTTCGTTGAGCGCACGGCAGGCGACGGTGTCAACGTCACACGTCTTGAGCCGCGCCGGCTGCGGTGAGGACTCACCTTTGCGCTGTCAAGCGGTGCTGAACTTCTTGCACGTCTGAGTAATTCGACCAATGGCTAAA contains:
- the gabT gene encoding 4-aminobutyrate--2-oxoglutarate transaminase; amino-acid sequence: MTHVGGPSLPQERRLVTEVPGPRSRELLARKQSAVAAGVGVMLPVFVTAAGGGVLVDVDGNSLIDFGSGIAVTNVGNSAEHVVAGVRAQAEAYTHTCFMIAPYEPYVRVCEELNRLTPGDHEKRSALFNSGSEAVENAVKIARAYTRRPAVVVFDHAYHGRTNLTMALTAKNMPYKHRFGPFAPEVYRVPMSYPFREPVEITGEQAAARAISVIDRQVGAENLAAVLIEPIQGEGGFVVPAPGFLPAIAAWCRERGVVFIADEIQTGFARTGAWFACEHEGVVPDLIATAKGIAGGLPLSAVTGRAEIMDAVHAGGLGGTYGGNPIACAAALGAIRTIEEQDLVGRARRIGEVMLARLGDMAACYPVIGDVRGRGAMTAVEIVRPGTKDPDPEATQAVARACHAAGLLVLTCGTYGNVLRFLPPLVIPDHLLAEGLDILDKAFAAVS
- the speB gene encoding agmatinase, which produces MARSETGGAVPKDLTRRGPVDATEVPRFAGPDTFARLPRLDEVGHADVAVVGVPFDSGVSYRPGARFGPAHIRQSSKLLRPYNPALDTEPFGAQQVADAGDIACNPFSIREAVRTIEERARALVDQGMRLLTLGGDHTIALPLLRVMAERHGPVAVLHFDAHLDTWDTYFGEPYTHGTPFRRAAEEGLLDPARCLHIGIRGPLYSRRDLLEDAELGFRVVRSDDFETEGTRGVVERMRDRLGTGPVYVSVDIDVLDPAYAPGTGTPEAGGLTSRELLTVLRGLAGLDVVGADIVEVAPAYDHAEITGIAAAHVGYELLSVLAAEVSGNAPKDSHGRFVP
- a CDS encoding PucR family transcriptional regulator is translated as MPTVRAIVENPALRLRVVAGADALDRPLVSAHVSELEDPVPWLHGGELLMTTGMRLRPAAARAYVRRLVQAGVSCLALGLGADLTHVTTPPELAEAAEEAGLPLLEVPQEVPFIAITEEVFAHLAAERYAEIQRAFDAQRSLTAAAVHPGGIAAVTTAFASATGMWAVVTDTAGHVLAAVPDSAAGGWLDDVRPQLARLRSQGLRASASLSTVAGEQRIQPLGAQRLRGFLVYGQAAPLGQFERLVAAGAVSLLSIELERLHAVAQVERRRRTEALRRLVAVVQPAERARSLLASVGITAAVLRAVAVDTTVDTAAGSADTTTTGSAADTAAGSAGTTVDTTVEDLAEAYPAALLEVAGDEVVLLVPDPPGDLADALERLLPGRAVGLGTPVHPEAAAHSLRQARQALRMSRERGGGVTDAAALASSRLLLEAASPAVLAAYAETVLGPVERADRPGRDLCASLRAFLEANGSLEAAAAALGVHRHTLRNRMRRVERLTGRRLDSSRDRMELWLAFEARDLAAALDTGA
- a CDS encoding Type 1 glutamine amidotransferase-like domain-containing protein translates to MPADAPTILATSMGFNRSREPWRPGPIFTYAFRLAGAIERPRLCFIATASGDKAESIRNFYAAFAGSAVRTSHLALFDKPNVPGIRAHLLGQDVIWVDRGSVANLLAVWRVHGLDDILRECWQAGVVLAGESAGSLCWHVGGTTDSFGEIREFTDGLGFLPYSNVVHYQERWELYHRLIAEGVLPAGYATDAGAGLHYRGSELVEVVADRRNAYAYFVERTAGDGVNVTRLEPRRLR
- a CDS encoding aldehyde dehydrogenase family protein, with the translated sequence MEKKTYPAWVAGRPVEAGDTLEVTHPYDGRVIGTAVVPSAADVEAAIAAAHAARHETATLPAHARAAALDHVSRRLTERAEELARLVTGENGKPLKWARVEVSRAISTFRWAAEEARRWSGELQRLDTDPAATGRLAVVRRVPRGPVLGIAPFNFPLNLVAHKVAPALAAGAPIVIKPAPATPLSALVLGEILAETDLPAGSWSVLPVPNDRAAELVHDPRLPVVSFTGSVPVGWSIRDAVPRKHVTLELGGNAAVVVCADYASDADLDWAATRIATFAMYQAGQSCISVQRVYADRTVYDALAERVVAKVKALRTGDPWDDATEVGPLISEDAAARVERWVSEALDAGAKLLTGGQRDGTTYAPTVLADVPEDAKVSCEEVFGPVMTLAAVDSVDEAFERVNASRYGLQAGIFTRDLQVAFRAHRDLEVGGVVIGDVPSYRADQMPYGGVKESGVGREGVRYAMEDLTYERVLVLTGLPL
- a CDS encoding Maf family protein, whose product is MTPVVLASASPARLKLLQAAGLDPKVIVSGVDESTITADTPGELCRALAEAKAQAVAAQLDTGLVIGCDSVLELDGRALGKPASPEEAVERWRAMAGRTGTLLTGHCVIDVAARRRVSDVAATRVRFGRPTEEEIAAYVATGEPLRVAGAFTLDGLGGWFVEGIDGDHGNVIGLSLPLLRALLARLGIRVTDLWA